From a region of the Corallococcus coralloides DSM 2259 genome:
- a CDS encoding AmpG family muropeptide MFS transporter produces the protein MPNSSLLTVLKSRRIWLLVAVGFASGLPLWLTGVTLSAWMKNEGVNLKTIGIFSLVALPYTFKVLWAPLMDRYTLPFLGRRRGWMLLTQVLLMGGISAMGLVNPKDTPLAMACMAVVVTFLSASQDIVADAWRTDILTMEERGLGNSMYVTGYRLGMLVAGGLAFILSDHLGWSQTYYVMGLLMGVGVVATLLAPEPQSVRPPRNLADAVVRPFVDYFRRKYALGVLAFLVLYKLGDGIAASMVTPFYIELGFSNTEIGALSKTLGMVATISGGLLGGVLMVKLSMRRALFIFGAAQGLTNLAFMALALVGKNDLMLAGTIAVDNVCTGLGVTAFAAFIMSLCHKSFSATQYALLSALGTIANRLIGSLSGFLAEWMGWPTFFAFTAAAAIPALVLLMFLPEHAAQPQEDEPPAPEAAPPASSSAASVAVAR, from the coding sequence ATGCCCAACTCCTCGCTTCTCACCGTCTTGAAGAGCCGGCGCATCTGGCTCCTGGTCGCCGTCGGCTTCGCGTCCGGCCTCCCCCTGTGGCTGACCGGCGTCACGCTGTCCGCGTGGATGAAGAACGAGGGGGTCAATCTCAAGACGATTGGCATCTTCAGCCTGGTGGCGCTGCCCTACACCTTCAAGGTGCTGTGGGCGCCGCTGATGGACCGCTACACCCTGCCCTTCCTGGGCCGGCGGCGCGGTTGGATGCTGCTCACGCAGGTGCTGCTCATGGGCGGCATCTCCGCCATGGGCCTGGTGAACCCGAAGGACACCCCGCTGGCCATGGCGTGCATGGCGGTGGTGGTGACGTTCCTGTCCGCCAGCCAGGACATCGTCGCGGATGCGTGGCGCACGGACATCCTCACCATGGAGGAGCGCGGGCTGGGCAACTCGATGTACGTCACCGGCTACCGGCTGGGCATGCTCGTGGCGGGCGGGCTCGCGTTCATCCTGTCGGATCACCTGGGCTGGTCCCAGACGTACTACGTGATGGGCCTGCTCATGGGCGTGGGCGTGGTGGCCACGCTGCTGGCCCCGGAGCCCCAGAGCGTGCGGCCTCCGCGCAACCTGGCGGACGCCGTCGTGCGGCCCTTCGTGGACTACTTCCGCCGCAAGTACGCGCTGGGGGTGCTGGCGTTCCTAGTGCTCTACAAGCTGGGGGATGGCATCGCCGCCAGCATGGTGACGCCCTTCTACATCGAGCTGGGTTTCTCCAACACGGAGATTGGCGCGCTCAGCAAGACGCTGGGCATGGTGGCCACCATCAGCGGAGGCCTGCTGGGCGGCGTGCTGATGGTGAAGCTCAGCATGCGCCGCGCGCTGTTCATCTTCGGCGCCGCGCAGGGCCTCACCAACCTGGCCTTCATGGCGCTGGCGCTGGTGGGCAAGAACGACCTGATGCTCGCGGGCACCATCGCGGTGGACAACGTGTGCACGGGCCTGGGCGTGACGGCGTTCGCGGCCTTCATCATGTCGCTGTGCCACAAGAGCTTCAGCGCCACGCAGTACGCGCTCCTGTCCGCGCTGGGCACCATCGCCAACCGGCTCATCGGCTCCCTGTCCGGCTTCCTGGCCGAGTGGATGGGCTGGCCCACCTTCTTCGCCTTCACCGCCGCGGCGGCCATCCCCGCGCTGGTGCTGCTGATGTTCCTGCCGGAGCACGCCGCCCAGCCGCAGGAGGACGAGCCCCCCGCGCCCGAAGCCGCCCCGCCCGCGTCCTCTTCCGCGGCCTCCGTCGCCGTGGCGCGCTGA
- the pgm gene encoding phosphoglucomutase (alpha-D-glucose-1,6-bisphosphate-dependent): protein MAHPSAGKPLSRDLLINPEKLRAQYYDDTPDASVAEQRVAFGTSGHRGSAARRGFNEAHILAVAQALCEYRKQQGHDGPLFLGMDTHALSEPAQRTTLEVLAAHGVEVRYTDGATPTPVISHAILTYNRGRTSGLADGIVITPSHNPPEDGGIKYNPPNGGPADTNVTSLVEKRANELMAAGNKGVQRVPYEKARASASVKAYDFITPYVADLANVVDLDVIRGAKLKLGADPLGGSNLAYWAPLAEKYGLDLTVVNPTVDPTFGFMPADHDGKIRMDCSSPYAMANLVKLKDQYALAFGNDTDSDRHGIVTRSMGLMNPNHYLSVAINYLFRNRPGWKADAAVGKTLVSSSLIDRVGKDLGRRVVEVPVGFKWFVDGLLDGSLGFGGEESAGASFLRKDGTVWTTDKDGIILDLLAAEILARTGKDPGEHYQELAKKFGAPLYTRIDQPATAAQKAALKKLSPEAVKATSLAGEPILQRLTRAPGNNADIGGLKVTTENGWFAARPSGTEDVYKIYAESFRDQAHLDAIVQEARAIVGEAFAGK from the coding sequence ATGGCCCACCCTTCCGCTGGCAAGCCCCTTTCGCGCGACCTGCTGATCAACCCCGAGAAGCTGCGCGCGCAGTACTACGACGACACGCCCGACGCGTCCGTGGCCGAGCAGCGCGTGGCCTTCGGCACCTCCGGTCACCGGGGGAGCGCCGCGCGCCGCGGCTTCAACGAGGCACACATCCTCGCGGTGGCGCAGGCCCTGTGCGAGTACCGCAAGCAGCAGGGCCATGACGGCCCGCTGTTCCTGGGCATGGACACGCACGCCCTCTCCGAGCCCGCCCAGCGCACCACGCTGGAGGTGCTGGCCGCCCATGGCGTGGAGGTCCGCTACACGGACGGCGCCACGCCCACGCCGGTCATCTCCCACGCCATCCTCACGTACAACCGGGGCCGCACGAGCGGGCTCGCGGACGGCATCGTCATCACCCCGTCCCACAACCCGCCGGAGGACGGCGGCATCAAGTACAACCCGCCCAACGGCGGCCCCGCCGACACGAACGTCACGTCGCTGGTGGAGAAGCGCGCCAACGAGCTGATGGCCGCGGGCAACAAGGGCGTGCAGCGCGTCCCCTACGAGAAGGCGCGCGCGAGCGCCTCGGTGAAGGCGTACGACTTCATCACCCCGTACGTTGCGGATCTGGCGAACGTGGTGGACCTGGACGTCATCCGGGGCGCGAAGCTGAAGCTGGGCGCGGATCCGCTGGGCGGCTCCAATCTCGCGTATTGGGCGCCGCTCGCGGAGAAGTACGGCCTGGACCTCACGGTGGTGAACCCCACCGTGGACCCCACCTTCGGCTTCATGCCCGCGGACCATGACGGGAAGATCCGCATGGACTGCTCGTCGCCGTACGCGATGGCGAACCTGGTGAAGCTCAAGGACCAGTACGCGCTCGCGTTCGGCAACGACACGGACTCCGACCGCCACGGCATCGTCACCCGCAGCATGGGGTTGATGAACCCGAACCACTACCTCTCGGTCGCCATCAACTACCTCTTCCGCAACCGCCCGGGCTGGAAGGCGGACGCGGCGGTGGGCAAGACGCTGGTGAGCAGCAGCCTCATCGACCGCGTGGGCAAGGACCTGGGCCGCCGCGTGGTGGAGGTGCCGGTGGGCTTCAAGTGGTTCGTGGACGGGCTGCTGGACGGCTCGCTGGGCTTCGGCGGCGAGGAGAGCGCGGGCGCGTCCTTCCTGCGCAAGGACGGCACCGTGTGGACCACGGACAAGGACGGCATCATCCTGGACCTGCTCGCGGCGGAAATCCTCGCGCGCACCGGCAAGGACCCCGGCGAGCACTACCAGGAGCTGGCGAAGAAGTTCGGCGCGCCGCTGTACACGCGCATCGACCAGCCGGCCACGGCCGCGCAGAAGGCCGCGCTGAAGAAGCTGTCGCCAGAGGCGGTGAAGGCCACGTCGCTCGCGGGCGAGCCCATCCTCCAGCGCCTCACGCGCGCTCCGGGCAACAACGCGGATATTGGCGGCCTCAAGGTGACGACGGAGAACGGCTGGTTCGCCGCGCGTCCGTCCGGCACGGAGGACGTGTACAAGATCTACGCGGAGAGCTTCCGCGACCAGGCGCACCTGGACGCCATCGTCCAGGAGGCGCGCGCCATCGTGGGAGAGGCGTTCGCCGGAAAGTAG